One genomic segment of Deltaproteobacteria bacterium includes these proteins:
- a CDS encoding HDOD domain-containing protein: MLNRRRLRDLPLHEDELARRADGLARPRAPRRAGPGGLLPPQVRRPHRRPHDRRPRQRADLAHAPLPAHGDPARRARGRRARTRRGGTLRRLTIPPAAQPGPEGISLLGSSSARARGRIGSRSGMATLVPHARRLDAAALPANVFVGRQPIFDRRQQTVGYELLYRTSEDNRAVFDDANRASLITLVNAVLEVGLDRLVGPRARAFVNVTRDVLLSEYIDALPPRRVVLEILEDVPPDRDVVDRLRGLRRAGYFIALDDFVPGTGRDELIEHANLVKLDVLGKPADAIRAEADAVRPLCGRLLAEKVETIDQFELCKALGFVRFQGFFLARPNVVSGRRIAATRQAAMALLAKVHDPRVSLRELESAVVCDPAVSYKLLRYVNSAALGLRAKVVSIRHALVLVGMSRIRSWVSFLALAGIEDKPRELVVAAMVRGRTCELLARAAGKPNPDSYFAVGLLSLLDALMDRPMAELVDGLPLSEDVAGALLEESGELGAALACVRAYERDADTSWAERLGVPPERIRDAYLEAIAWTDDALARVG, from the coding sequence ATGCTCAACCGCCGGCGGCTGCGCGACCTGCCCCTACATGAAGATGAACTCGCTCGACGCGCTGATGGACTTGCTCGACCGCGTGCGCCCCGGCGAGCCGGACCTGGCGGCCTACTTCCCCCGCAAGTACGTCGACCGCATCGGCGGCCGCACGATCGCCGACCTCGGCAGCGAGCCGATCTTGCACATGCGCCACTTCCAGCGCACGGGGACCCTGCCCGCCGCGCTCGTGGCCGACGTGCTCGGACGCGCCGCGGCGGCACACTCCGTCGGCTGACGATCCCGCCGGCGGCGCAACCGGGTCCCGAGGGCATATCGCTTCTCGGATCCTCAAGCGCCCGCGCGCGCGGCCGAATCGGATCGCGGAGCGGTATGGCCACGCTCGTTCCACACGCGCGCCGCCTGGACGCCGCCGCATTGCCGGCGAACGTGTTCGTCGGGCGGCAGCCCATCTTCGACCGCCGGCAGCAGACGGTCGGCTACGAGCTTCTGTACCGCACGAGCGAGGACAACCGCGCGGTGTTCGACGACGCCAACCGCGCGTCGCTGATCACGCTCGTCAACGCCGTGCTGGAAGTCGGCCTCGACCGCCTCGTCGGGCCGCGCGCCCGCGCGTTCGTCAACGTGACGCGCGACGTGCTGCTGTCCGAGTACATCGACGCGCTGCCGCCGCGCCGGGTCGTCCTCGAAATCCTCGAGGATGTCCCCCCCGACCGCGACGTGGTCGATCGGCTGCGCGGTCTGCGGCGCGCGGGCTATTTCATCGCGCTCGACGACTTCGTCCCCGGGACCGGACGCGACGAGCTCATCGAGCACGCGAACCTCGTCAAGCTGGACGTCCTCGGCAAGCCTGCCGACGCGATCCGCGCCGAGGCCGACGCGGTACGGCCGCTGTGCGGCAGGCTGCTCGCGGAAAAAGTCGAAACCATCGACCAGTTCGAGCTGTGCAAGGCGCTCGGGTTCGTCCGCTTCCAGGGGTTCTTCCTCGCCCGCCCGAACGTGGTGAGCGGCCGGCGAATCGCCGCCACCCGCCAGGCCGCGATGGCGCTGTTGGCAAAAGTTCACGACCCGCGCGTGAGCCTGCGCGAGCTCGAGAGCGCGGTGGTGTGCGATCCGGCCGTGAGCTACAAGCTGTTGCGCTACGTCAACTCGGCGGCTCTCGGACTGCGCGCGAAGGTCGTGTCGATCCGCCACGCGCTCGTCCTCGTCGGCATGAGCCGCATCCGCTCGTGGGTCAGCTTCCTGGCGCTGGCGGGCATCGAGGACAAGCCGCGCGAACTCGTCGTCGCCGCCATGGTGCGCGGCCGCACGTGCGAGTTGCTTGCCCGCGCCGCGGGCAAGCCGAACCCGGATTCGTACTTTGCCGTCGGGTTGCTGTCGCTGTTGGACGCGCTGATGGACCGGCCGATGGCGGAACTGGTCGACGGGCTGCCGCTGTCGGAGGACGTTGCCGGCGCCCTGCTCGAGGAGTCCGGCGAACTCGGCGCCGCGCTGGCGTGCGTCCGCGCCTACGAACGCGACGCGGACACGTCGTGGGCCGAGCGGCTCGGCGTGCCGCCCGAGCGGATCCGCGACGCCTACCTGGAGGCGATCGCGTGGACGGATGACGCGCTCGCGCGCGTCGGTTGA